In one window of Camelus dromedarius isolate mCamDro1 chromosome 7, mCamDro1.pat, whole genome shotgun sequence DNA:
- the LOC105085388 gene encoding carboxypeptidase A1 has translation MRGLLILSVLLGAVLGKEDFVGHQVLRISVADEAQVQTVTELEDLEHLQLDFWRGPARPGFPIDVRVPFSSIQAVKVFLEAHGIRYRIMIEDVQSLLDEEQEQMLASQSRARSTSTFNYDTYHTLEEIYDFMDLLVAENPQLVSKLQIGNSYEGRPIYVLKFSTGGSNRPAIWIDTGIHSREWITQASGVWFAKKITEDYGQDAAFTAILDNMDIFLEIVTNPDGFAYTHSKNRLWRKTRSLTSGSFCVGVDANRNWDAGFGMSGASSSPCSETYHGKSANSEVEVKSVVDFVNDHGNIKAFLSIHSYSQLLLYPYGYKTESPSDKDELDQVAKSAVAALSSLYGTEYKYGSIITTIYQASGGSIDWTYNQGIKYSFTFELRDTGRYGFLLPASQIIPTAQETWLALLTIMEHTLNNPY, from the exons ATGCGGGGACTGCTGATTTTGAGTGTTCTGCTGGGGGCTGTCCTTGGCAAAGAGGACTTTGTTGG GCACCAGGTGCTCCGAATCTCTGTGGCTGATGAAGCTCAGGTACAGACGGTGACGGAGCTGGAGGACCTGGAGCATCTGCAG CTGGACTTCTGGCGGGGCCCTGCCCGGCCAGGGTTCCCCATCGACGTCCGAGTGCCCTTCTCCAGCATCCAGGCTGTCAAAGTCTTCCTGGAGGCCCATGGCATCAGATACAGAATCATGATCGAGGACGTGCAGTCGTTGCTGGACGAGGAGCAGGAGCAGATGCTTGCCTCCCAGTCTCGGGCCCGCTCCACCAGTACCTTTAACTATGACACCTACCAcaccctggaggag ATCTATGATTTCATGGACTTACTGGTGGCCGAGAACCCACAGCTTGTCAGCAAGCTCCAGATCGGCAACAGCTATGAAGGTCGTCCCATCTACGTGCTAAAG TTCAGCACTGGGGGAAGCAACCGTCCAGCCATCTGGATTGACACGGGCATCCATTCCCGGGAGTGGATCACCCAGGCCAGTGGGGTCTGGTTTGCAAAGAAG ATCACAGAAGACTATGGCCAGGATGCAGCTTTCACCGCCATTCTTGACAACATGGATATCTTCCTGGAGATTGTCACCAACCCTGATGGTTTTGCCTATACCCACAGCAAG aATCGATTGTGGCGCAAGACTCGATCCCTCACATCGGGCTCCTTCTGTGTTGGCGTGGATGCCAATAGGAACTGGGATGCTGGCTTTGGGA TGTCGGGAGCCAGCAGCAGCCCCTGCTCTGAGACTTACCATGGCAAGTCTGCTAATTCTGAAGTGGAGGTCAAGTCCGTCGTGGACTTTGTGAACGACCATGGGAACATCAAGGccttcctctccatccacagctactcccagctcctcctctaTCCCTATGGCTACAAAACAGAATCACCCTCTGACAAGGATGAGCTG GATCAGGTGGCTAAGTCTGCTGTTGCCGCCCTGAGCTCTCTGTATGGGACTGAGTACAAGTACGGCAGCATCATCACAACCATCT ACCAAGCCAGTGGAGGCTCCATTGACTGGACCTACAACCAGGGCATCAAGTACTCCTTCACCTTTGAGCTCCGGGACACCGGGCGCTACGGCTTCCTGCTGCCGGCCTCCCAGATCATCCCCACGGCCCAGGAGACGTGGCTGGCACTTCTGACCATCATGGAGCACACGCTGAATAACCCCTACTGA